The segment aattttatttatgtctgTGACAGCAGTTAAAAACGGTAGTAAAATGCGGAACTAAATTTTGTCACAAAATTGAATAgcttattgaattttaaatatttaaataaaaaactgtatCGTTCTTTTCAAACTTTCatttaagtataaatttaactaaattttgaaacattCAGAATTAAGCTCGTTAACAACAGtgttcaatattttcaaaattaacaaatttcaaaaattcgagCTTAtgcttgaaaaatgtttaaaaatacaaaggAACCCAATAGGACTCAAGTTAAGCTGTACTCCTGGTAGTAAGCAGTCTCATGAACATTTCTAAATgaacttaaaaatgttaaagtatttatatttaaattttaatcaaagttcaaaaatttaaattcgatTTGCGAACTTTCACTCACCTAGCCGATGTATAAGCATTGCTGGACTTATTCACCTCATCTTCAAGAGCTATCATTTTGGCCTTAGTTTCCTCAAACTCTTTTTGCAGTTCAACCATTTCTTGGGTATGCATATCTTCACTCTCCAAAAGATGAGCTCTTAAACGTTCCAAATCCTTGCGTAATGTTGCATTTTGTTCCATAACATCTGCCTTTTCTTGTTGCACCAATTTCTGGTTAGTTTGTTCCGTCAAGAGATTGGTCGTTAATATATCAGATTTTTCTTTAAGGAAACTAATTTGGTCCTGCAACTTTTCCTGTTGTTTTTGCAGTTCAGCTATGTGTGATTCTAGAGAAGGGCACTTATCACAGGATTTATCTGTCTGTTGTTGTGCTAATGGTGTTAAACGTTGTATTTCCATATAATACTGCATATTTTCTGcgtgtttttgttgtaaagcTTTaatcatttcttgtttttcatAGTTTAAAGCTTCTAGGGATTTTTGCAGATCTGCTGTGGCGAGAAGTTGTGACTCCAGTTCCGCTATACGTGCCAAATAGTTTGTGTGTTCTTTATTATTACTTTCTTCAGTTAAATTAGCTTCTTTAAGGTTTTCCAGCtcattttctaaagtttttagtttttcttgtaATAAAGCTTTTTCTTCTTTAAGTTGCTCTAAGAGTTTAACATCAATTTTTTCAGCCAATATCTTATCTAAGTCTTGTTTCATGTTTTCTTCTATTTCCTTAAGAGATTTAAGTTCCTTTAACAATTCTtcaatcttttgttgtttttcatttacttGTTCTTCTAATGCCAATTTACTATCTACTAAACCTTCCGCCTCTTGCAAGTAGCtttgtaaagtttttacttCCTGCTTTAAGCTTTCAGCTACAATATCCTTCGCCATTAGTTCCTGTTTAAATTGTTCTGTCTGTAAGTTAGCTTCCTTCAAATTTTCAtggagtttttcatttaaggaaTGTAGATTTTCCATAGATTTTACTTTATCCTTTAGTTGCTCTCCCAAAAGCTGTTCCTCTCTTAATAGTTTTTCAGTGTTATCGCCCTTTTGTATGGCCTCCAAAAGTTGTTCCTTTTGTTTTTGCAAGGCTGATACTAAATCAGCATGATCTTTGGCTAAAGTGCTTAATTGTTTCTCTAAACTCTCACATTTCTCTTGGTAAATTCTTAAAGCTTGCGAGTCTTCTTGTTGCTCTTCTTGACTGGCATTAACACCATTTAGCTTAAGcaacaaattgcatttttctaATTCTAACGTTTCCACCTGaagatttaaatctttttcttttgtatttaagGCCTCACATTGTTGTTGGGAAGTTCTTAATTTctcatttaatatttctttttccttttctaATTCTTCAATTTTCTCATTAAGTTCTATGTACTCCTGCTCCAAAGTACGATTGAGATTATTGCACTCTTCCAGTTGCGATTCCAATTGTACaatattttcttcattattttccGATATCGTTTCCAATTTGTTGcgtttatagttttctaattcattcaataatatttcattgtttttcatTAGTTCATCACATTGCAATATATACTGTGAAATGTCAGCCtctaaagttttcttttcatgATCCCAAACCAATTTGTTGTCCTGCAATTCCAGCATTTCGCTTGACATATGAGCCAACTCTCTTTCGGTGGTTTCTAGTTTATGCAGTTTATCtcttaaatgtttgtataatttttctatatccTCATGTTGCATTTCCTTTACATCTTGTGTGGTAAATACTTTGAGTAGTGATTTCAACTTTTCCAAACTGAAGCCTTCATCTTCGTCTTCTTCATCTAAATCGGTAATACAATGTTTTTCATCAGCTATGGCGCGTGAGAAATTGGAGTCGGTGAGTCTTTCTAATTCGGATTTTAAGTGATCATTTTCCTCGTGTAAAACTTTAAGTTTCTGTTCCAATTCATTGCTGTTGTTTAGAGTTTCGGTCTCACATTCGGCATTTAATTGTAACTGTTGGTTTTTGTAGGTTAGATTTTGTATTTTCTGCTCCAATTCATTGATTCTTTGTTGTGACGCCTTTTGGTTTTGTAACTCGATCTGCAATGTTTCCTTTTCCTGTTCAGCTATAAGTAAACGCTTCTCCAATTCCAGAGATTTATTGAGGTTTTCTTTCATGTGTTCTATTTCTTGGGCGAATTTGTGTTTTTCTTCTGCCAAAGCTTTTAGTTGCTCTTGAGCTATTATGGCCTCCGAAGCTTTCTCTTTAAGATCGTTAATCTTAAATTGTTGATCTTCCAGATCGATAAGTGTCATACGCAGTTTATCGGCCAATTCATCGTTTTCTGTTTGCAAAGATTTAACCGATTCTTTAAGCACATTAATGGAAAGGTCTTTTTCCATTTCACGATCTTGTAGCTTCAACGAAAGGCTGCCATTTTCTAATGTCAATTCCGAGACACGATTTTCTAGTTGAACTATTTTATCCTTAAGTTCTTCTTTGCTAGGAGGCGTGGCAGGACCAGAAGATGTGGCATCTTGTTCTCTTACAACAATGAATTCATCTTCACTTTGTTTGCTGGTTGAACTAGTAGAGGATTCTGAAGTCTTTTTACTTTTTGTCACTTTCAATTCCTCCAGTTCTTTGGAGAGCATGTCCAGTTTTTGACTAAGATCTACCTTTTCCTGTTCACTCTCTATGGTCAGCTCCTTAATTCTTTGTAAAAGTTCATTATTATCCAAGGATTTCTTTTCTAACAATGTTTGCAAATCAGCCATTTCCTCTATGGATCGCTTCATTTCCCTTTCCGTAGATTCcagtttctgttttatttcctgATTTTCTTGTCTAGTTGCATGATAGTCCTTTTCCAGTTGTTCggatttctttttgtatttttctatcTCTTGTTCGAAATCATTAAACTTTTTCCTTTCCGTGGCTTTCAAAGCTTCATAATGTTTAGTTACCTTGGCTAGCTTTTCCTGCAAATCGGTCTTAAGCTCTAACATATTTTGCATGGCCAAATTATGCTGAGTATCCAGTTCTTCCAGGGAATTATTCAATTGCTTATTCTCCTCCTCTAGCTGTTGTATTCGCTTTTGTAATTCAGCATTCTGAGACGAGGATCCAGCACCCAAACGTTGTATTTTCGTTTTCGTGCTAGCCTTGGCTGAAGCTCCCAAGGGGATTTCCTCCAAGGTAATGTTAACCATTTCATTGCCATTACCACTGGAGGTCTCGGAACTGTGatcattttcagttttattattatctGGTTCCCAGCACCAACTGTCTTCCAAATTTGAGGCATTATTATCGGTAGGCTAAaagtagaagaagaaaaaaaaagaaaattaaatatttaaaaaaaatcagtttacATGAGGCATGTTTTCTCATAAATTacaaaagtttattgaaaatatgtttatagctttgaataataaaagtttaacacaatgcaaaattaaatatagttttatatttattgtaaaacgtGCAGCAgccattaaacattttattttgaaattcaatacaaaatcaATGCAAAGACAGGCTTCAACAagtgtgaaatattttaaacaatatttttctgtttctaGGCAATCGCTTTTAAAAAGAATACcagcagttttttgtttttgtaaatgaataagtgataattttgttacaaatcaatatttctttaaaagacgAAGTATTtcagaagaaataaaaaaagaaccatCAGTATTTAAGAATCTCGTATTACGCTTAATTTTCTTTACCATAAACATtacgtttataatttattagtggttaaaaattttaacaattaacacTTAAAGTTTAATGTATTAGacttgttaaaaataaagaatatatttaTCACATTACATAACTACTGTAGAGAATAGctacacttaaagaaataaagTTATGGTTTCTAAAATGTATAGCTTAAAAGCTTAAACCGCTAGTAAaagttgaattttattaaaagcatttatttatttttgattgcAACCTTTTTATATCAGCGCTTAAAagcattttacattttaaaacttgtttaaactattttatataaaaataagcttttaaaagcttgaACTTATATGCAAAGcaatctttaaaataaagctGGAAATTcccctttgttttttttttttttaaataaactttaaacttaagtttatttaaagctGTGGGGTTTTACAGACTTTTAAGACAAAACCAAAATCCcataataattgtaaaaaataacacaaaatgtgtggttttaaagtaaatgcaaataaacataagaaaattattaatgaataatattaaaaataaaatataatcataAAAACTGAGttgtggtttaaaaaaaaaacgtacttttttataattaagtcgttaaataaaaagtgcaatatattgtttaatatttaatactttataataaatttaaaaaaaatattaaataactattaaatCTATTGTTTAGATACAATGTATTTAAggtgttttattgaaaattttataacaattgtttggtgttaaatttttttgataaaatgacaACATTTAATAGTTAAAATGACATCTttttgatttatgttttaattttagaattcAGTTACAATATCTAATCGGTTAAGTTGTCATTTCTGACTCAGAAGAGTTGCATCATTTGTAGAACGTGAGATTGGCTGCGGTAAATCGTTCTAATTCTGATTTTAAGTAATCACACTTTCACactcaatatttaatttaaatgattaatttttttaagattttgtatcCTCTGTTCTTATTGATTTTGGGCGTGAAACCCATAGGCAGTAGAAATGCTCTTTTTTATAGTtctattttaaaggtttttccaattccataatatttttgagtttttttattttctttatctttttcGTCAAAGATTAAAGCATCTCTTAAGCTATTATGACTTTAGTAGCTTTCTCACGGCGTATACAAAGGCGTCACGAGACAAGTTTCACAATTGTCTCTTTCAAAACAAGTTTCACACTACTttttatgcaaaagttttaaaaaagctgGGCAACatctgattttagactttttttaacGTCAAAGGTGACACTTTGAGACTTTatctttaagatttttaatttttctttcgtATCAGTAAGAGTCATGCGTTACTCCTTGTCAAATTCAACaatttatgtttgtaaaatattaagagATTCTTTAAgcacatttcatttaaaatcggTTGCCCTGCAGTATTACATAAAAAAAgtgaattgaaaaatatttgaccGACAATATATTCttgaaagttttagaaaaatcaaTAAGATCGAAGGGAAATCTATGTTAGTTAAagtctatttaaacaataaaacaaaaaaatccaaagaaGAACTAGACTTTTGAATCTAATTAAAGCTAAAATAGATATAACAAAAtactaatataaatttttggtcCTTCGAGCCCAACAAGTTCGtataaaatcgatttaaattGCGTAGTAAAGAATCATATGGAAGAgatcaaaataatataatttaagtaaACAAAATCATATATTAATTTTAGGTCTTTAGGAACTAgtcaataaaaattatgttgtttGATATCTAACCGTCATTAGAGAAAtcttctaaaaacaaaaaataatttttattttaactcgaCGTCTTCTTggttaatatttaagaaaaaaaaaaacactttttccacaCAACTAAATGGTTTACTAATGGAATCATATTTaggttatttgtttttctttttcatgttaaatatactttatgtatttttatgtgtttataGTCAAACCTTCCTCATATGACATTATT is part of the Lucilia cuprina isolate Lc7/37 chromosome 3, ASM2204524v1, whole genome shotgun sequence genome and harbors:
- the LOC111674911 gene encoding thyroid receptor-interacting protein 11 isoform X2, whose protein sequence is MVNITLEEIPLGASAKASTKTKIQRLGAGSSSQNAELQKRIQQLEEENKQLNNSLEELDTQHNLAMQNMLELKTDLQEKLAKVTKHYEALKATERKKFNDFEQEIEKYKKKSEQLEKDYHATRQENQEIKQKLESTEREMKRSIEEMADLQTLLEKKSLDNNELLQRIKELTIESEQEKVDLSQKLDMLSKELEELKVTKSKKTSESSTSSTSKQSEDEFIVVREQDATSSGPATPPSKEELKDKIVQLENRVSELTLENGSLSLKLQDREMEKDLSINVLKESVKSLQTENDELADKLRMTLIDLEDQQFKINDLKEKASEAIIAQEQLKALAEEKHKFAQEIEHMKENLNKSLELEKRLLIAEQEKETLQIELQNQKASQQRINELEQKIQNLTYKNQQLQLNAECETETLNNSNELEQKLKVLHEENDHLKSELERLTDSNFSRAIADEKHCITDLDEEDEDEGFSLEKLKSLLKVFTTQDVKEMQHEDIEKLYKHLRDKLHKLETTERELAHMSSEMLELQDNKLVWDHEKKTLEADISQYILQCDELMKNNEILLNELENYKRNKLETISENNEENIVQLESQLEECNNLNRTLEQEYIELNEKIEELEKEKEILNEKLRTSQQQCEALNTKEKDLNLQVETLELEKCNLLLKLNGVNASQEEQQEDSQALRIYQEKCESLEKQLSTLAKDHADLVSALQKQKEQLLEAIQKGDNTEKLLREEQLLGEQLKDKVKSMENLHSLNEKLHENLKEANLQTEQFKQELMAKDIVAESLKQEVKTLQSYLQEAEGLVDSKLALEEQVNEKQQKIEELLKELKSLKEIEENMKQDLDKILAEKIDVKLLEQLKEEKALLQEKLKTLENELENLKEANLTEESNNKEHTNYLARIAELESQLLATADLQKSLEALNYEKQEMIKALQQKHAENMQYYMEIQRLTPLAQQQTDKSCDKCPSLESHIAELQKQQEKLQDQISFLKEKSDILTTNLLTEQTNQKLVQQEKADVMEQNATLRKDLERLRAHLLESEDMHTQEMVELQKEFEETKAKMIALEDEVNKSSNAYTSASIRANQHAETLQAQYALVVQQRDELVNKLTVAEDRESKNQAALTNLQCALEQFQNDKENDIKLATQRIRKELQQHLDKETQLQLEIQQLQQQLSDANQGLNAASRLSDQLEASQQTINVLREEVESLKKLNMDLEKKLSSTESSQTDKIEKSLIKSLLIGYVVSGNPNDKQQILRMISSVLDFNQNETDKVGLNKQQGGWLGSLLGGGGGPPGSHSKDNLVQAFVEFLEQESQPKPQQSQMPNLLNITHTPTTTASTNATPASRRSSNIVNPLGAASGAATTYPAPVPIQPLLLNSTVLDDFAPSRNSSSILKDILSDS
- the LOC111674911 gene encoding thyroid receptor-interacting protein 11 isoform X1, producing MSWLNNSLNTIKGQLTTLAQEILEETAGPGDAEYHRSATPTVDNRTAIEILADTQKDKEDLDKLCSEKDIEILALRKQIETLQNQISDTGGGISGNTISGGINSGRTSKTPTDNNASNLEDSWCWEPDNNKTENDHSSETSSGNGNEMVNITLEEIPLGASAKASTKTKIQRLGAGSSSQNAELQKRIQQLEEENKQLNNSLEELDTQHNLAMQNMLELKTDLQEKLAKVTKHYEALKATERKKFNDFEQEIEKYKKKSEQLEKDYHATRQENQEIKQKLESTEREMKRSIEEMADLQTLLEKKSLDNNELLQRIKELTIESEQEKVDLSQKLDMLSKELEELKVTKSKKTSESSTSSTSKQSEDEFIVVREQDATSSGPATPPSKEELKDKIVQLENRVSELTLENGSLSLKLQDREMEKDLSINVLKESVKSLQTENDELADKLRMTLIDLEDQQFKINDLKEKASEAIIAQEQLKALAEEKHKFAQEIEHMKENLNKSLELEKRLLIAEQEKETLQIELQNQKASQQRINELEQKIQNLTYKNQQLQLNAECETETLNNSNELEQKLKVLHEENDHLKSELERLTDSNFSRAIADEKHCITDLDEEDEDEGFSLEKLKSLLKVFTTQDVKEMQHEDIEKLYKHLRDKLHKLETTERELAHMSSEMLELQDNKLVWDHEKKTLEADISQYILQCDELMKNNEILLNELENYKRNKLETISENNEENIVQLESQLEECNNLNRTLEQEYIELNEKIEELEKEKEILNEKLRTSQQQCEALNTKEKDLNLQVETLELEKCNLLLKLNGVNASQEEQQEDSQALRIYQEKCESLEKQLSTLAKDHADLVSALQKQKEQLLEAIQKGDNTEKLLREEQLLGEQLKDKVKSMENLHSLNEKLHENLKEANLQTEQFKQELMAKDIVAESLKQEVKTLQSYLQEAEGLVDSKLALEEQVNEKQQKIEELLKELKSLKEIEENMKQDLDKILAEKIDVKLLEQLKEEKALLQEKLKTLENELENLKEANLTEESNNKEHTNYLARIAELESQLLATADLQKSLEALNYEKQEMIKALQQKHAENMQYYMEIQRLTPLAQQQTDKSCDKCPSLESHIAELQKQQEKLQDQISFLKEKSDILTTNLLTEQTNQKLVQQEKADVMEQNATLRKDLERLRAHLLESEDMHTQEMVELQKEFEETKAKMIALEDEVNKSSNAYTSASIRANQHAETLQAQYALVVQQRDELVNKLTVAEDRESKNQAALTNLQCALEQFQNDKENDIKLATQRIRKELQQHLDKETQLQLEIQQLQQQLSDANQGLNAASRLSDQLEASQQTINVLREEVESLKKLNMDLEKKLSSTESSQTDKIEKSLIKSLLIGYVVSGNPNDKQQILRMISSVLDFNQNETDKVGLNKQQGGWLGSLLGGGGGPPGSHSKDNLVQAFVEFLEQESQPKPQQSQMPNLLNITHTPTTTASTNATPASRRSSNIVNPLGAASGAATTYPAPVPIQPLLLNSTVLDDFAPSRNSSSILKDILSDS